One region of Desulfovibrio sp. JC010 genomic DNA includes:
- the nifS gene encoding cysteine desulfurase NifS produces the protein MSTYLDNNATTMVAPEVREAILPLLDAEFGNPSSMHRLGGQSGMLMEQARQKIAAGLNCDPSEIIFNSCGTEGDNTAIFSALEAQPEKRHLITTRVEHPAVLNVAKHYERKGYDVTYLGVDSKGLFDMEQYRLAFRPDTALVSIMYANNESGVISPIQEMAEIAKKHGVLFHTDAVQAVGKIAIDLQTLPVDYLVLSGHKIHAPKGIGAMFVRKNAPFRPFMLGGHQEHGRRGGTENLPGIVGLGVAMDLAVKHLDDENTRVRAMRDRLEKGLMAAIPDAVINGDPEMRLPNTLSIAFKYIEGEAMLLMLDQFGIAASSGSACTSGSLEPSHVLRAMGVPFTFAHGSLRFSLSIYNTDEDIDLVLRELPPIISRLREMSPFRRGDEGLDWVDDHDH, from the coding sequence ATGTCAACATATCTCGACAACAATGCCACCACCATGGTCGCACCGGAAGTGCGTGAGGCAATCCTGCCCCTGCTCGATGCTGAATTCGGCAACCCCTCCTCCATGCATCGCCTCGGCGGACAATCCGGCATGCTCATGGAACAGGCCCGCCAGAAAATCGCTGCCGGATTGAACTGTGATCCTTCTGAAATCATTTTTAATTCCTGCGGGACCGAGGGCGATAACACCGCTATCTTCTCCGCCCTTGAAGCCCAGCCGGAAAAGAGACACCTGATCACCACCCGCGTGGAACACCCGGCGGTGCTCAATGTTGCCAAGCATTACGAGCGCAAGGGTTACGATGTGACCTACCTTGGCGTAGATTCCAAGGGGCTTTTCGATATGGAGCAGTACCGTCTGGCTTTCCGCCCGGACACCGCCCTTGTTTCCATCATGTACGCCAACAACGAATCCGGGGTTATCTCCCCCATTCAGGAAATGGCTGAGATCGCCAAGAAGCACGGTGTGCTTTTTCATACCGATGCCGTGCAGGCTGTGGGCAAGATCGCCATCGACCTGCAGACCCTGCCCGTGGATTATCTGGTTCTTTCCGGCCACAAAATCCACGCCCCCAAGGGCATCGGGGCCATGTTTGTGCGCAAAAACGCGCCCTTCCGGCCCTTCATGCTCGGCGGACATCAGGAACACGGACGCCGCGGCGGCACCGAGAACCTGCCCGGCATCGTCGGCCTCGGAGTAGCCATGGACTTGGCTGTGAAGCATCTTGATGATGAAAACACCCGCGTGCGGGCCATGCGTGACCGCCTTGAAAAGGGGCTCATGGCCGCCATTCCCGATGCTGTCATCAACGGTGATCCTGAAATGAGGCTGCCCAACACCCTGTCCATCGCCTTCAAGTACATCGAAGGCGAAGCCATGCTGCTCATGCTCGACCAGTTCGGCATTGCCGCCAGCTCCGGTTCGGCCTGTACTTCCGGTTCGTTGGAGCCGTCCCACGTGCTCCGGGCCATGGGAGTACCTTTCACCTTCGCTCACGGATCGCTGCGCTTCTCCCTGTCCATCTACAACACGGATGAGGATATCGATCTGGTGCTCCGGGAACTGCCGCCCATCATCAGTAGACTGCGTGAGATGTCTCCATTCCGTAGAGGCGATGAAGGTCTGGACTGGGTGGACGATCACGATCATTAA
- the nifU gene encoding Fe-S cluster assembly protein NifU, translating to MWEYTNKVQEHFLNPRNVGVIEDADAIGEVGSLSCGDALRLFLKIDDERIVDARFQTFGCASAIASSSVLTEMIKGMTIDEASKVTNREIAEQLGGLPKEKMHCSVMGQEALEDAIRKYRGLEAAPAPEGEIVCKCFGVTDLQIIRAVKENKLTTLEEVTNFTKAGGGCEDCHGRIGEIIEEVLTGEAAKPAPQPEKPDKMTNIKRFQLVTKVIDEEIRPALNKDGGDIELVDIDGHEVIVSLRGACVGCPSSGHTLKDFVERRLKETVEPEITVREG from the coding sequence ATGTGGGAATATACTAATAAGGTTCAGGAACACTTTCTTAATCCCCGGAATGTGGGGGTAATCGAAGATGCGGACGCCATCGGCGAGGTCGGCTCACTCTCCTGTGGAGACGCCCTGCGCTTGTTTCTCAAGATTGATGACGAGCGCATTGTGGATGCCAGGTTCCAGACTTTCGGCTGCGCCAGCGCAATTGCTTCCAGCTCTGTACTTACTGAAATGATCAAGGGCATGACTATTGACGAGGCATCCAAAGTGACCAATAGGGAAATTGCCGAGCAGCTCGGCGGATTGCCCAAGGAAAAGATGCACTGTTCGGTCATGGGTCAGGAAGCCCTTGAGGACGCCATCCGCAAGTATCGTGGTCTTGAGGCTGCCCCCGCTCCCGAAGGCGAGATAGTCTGTAAGTGTTTCGGCGTCACCGACCTGCAGATCATCCGTGCGGTTAAGGAAAACAAGCTGACCACCCTTGAGGAAGTGACCAACTTCACCAAGGCCGGGGGCGGCTGTGAGGACTGTCACGGACGCATCGGGGAGATCATCGAGGAAGTGTTGACCGGAGAAGCTGCCAAGCCCGCTCCGCAGCCGGAAAAGCCCGACAAGATGACCAATATCAAGCGTTTTCAGCTGGTCACCAAGGTCATTGACGAAGAAATCCGCCCGGCCCTGAACAAGGACGGCGGCGACATAGAACTGGTTGATATTGACGGACACGAAGTAATTGTTTCCCTGCGCGGAGCCTGTGTGGGCTGCCCTTCCAGCGGACACACCCTCAAGGATTTTGTGGAACGCCGCCTCAAGGAAACCGTGGAACCTGAAATCACCGTGCGGGAGGGCTAA
- the buk gene encoding butyrate kinase, which produces MGSRILVINPGSTSTKVAIFNDEKVCFDAEVSHPRESIDRFSTVLEQKEFRSAAVMELIKDELANGTPDMVVGRGGLLKPIPGGPYSINDDMLSDLVNARYGTHPCNLGAMIGRELSEKWGVPSMIMDPVVTDEMEPLTKITGLPEIKRRSVFHALSQRGAARSVAAKMGLDYEKSKFIVAHMGGGCSIGAHRQGRIVDVVNGLDGEGPFTPERSGALPVLPVIELLESGKYSFAELKKVVTSGCGLLGLTGTNDLRQIEPRMDDGDENAKLVFEALIYNIAKHICSYIPALMRGDAAKKPVDAVILTGGLARSKRLIAELEDLVSFIAPVQVVTGLEEMEVMGRGGLAVLRGEMEPQEYKS; this is translated from the coding sequence ATGGGTTCGAGAATTCTTGTGATCAATCCCGGATCAACATCAACCAAAGTGGCCATCTTTAACGATGAAAAAGTATGCTTCGACGCTGAAGTAAGCCATCCCCGTGAAAGCATAGATAGATTTTCCACTGTACTGGAACAGAAAGAGTTTCGCAGTGCTGCTGTTATGGAGCTTATTAAAGATGAGCTTGCAAATGGAACACCGGATATGGTGGTCGGGCGCGGCGGTTTACTTAAGCCCATTCCCGGCGGACCCTATTCCATAAACGATGATATGCTCTCTGACCTGGTCAATGCCCGCTACGGCACCCACCCCTGCAATCTGGGCGCAATGATCGGGCGTGAACTGTCTGAGAAATGGGGTGTGCCCTCCATGATTATGGACCCGGTGGTAACCGATGAGATGGAACCGCTGACCAAGATCACCGGGCTGCCGGAAATCAAGCGACGCAGCGTCTTCCATGCCCTGAGCCAGCGCGGGGCAGCCCGCAGTGTAGCCGCAAAAATGGGGCTGGATTACGAAAAATCAAAATTCATAGTCGCCCACATGGGCGGAGGCTGTTCCATCGGCGCACACCGCCAAGGACGCATTGTGGATGTGGTCAACGGACTGGACGGCGAAGGGCCGTTCACCCCGGAACGGTCCGGTGCGCTTCCGGTGCTTCCGGTTATCGAGCTGTTGGAGTCCGGAAAATATTCTTTTGCGGAGTTGAAGAAGGTCGTAACCTCCGGTTGCGGTCTGCTCGGACTCACCGGGACCAATGACCTGCGCCAGATCGAGCCGCGTATGGACGATGGTGACGAGAATGCAAAGCTGGTCTTCGAAGCTTTGATCTACAACATCGCCAAGCACATCTGTTCCTATATCCCGGCCCTTATGCGCGGGGATGCGGCCAAGAAACCCGTGGATGCGGTCATCCTCACCGGGGGACTGGCCCGCAGCAAACGGCTGATTGCCGAGCTGGAAGATCTGGTTTCCTTCATCGCGCCTGTGCAGGTCGTCACCGGGCTGGAAGAAATGGAAGTAATGGGTCGCGGCGGGCTTGCTGTTTTGCGTGGGGAAATGGAGCCTCAGGAATATAAGAGTTGA
- a CDS encoding TetR/AcrR family transcriptional regulator has product MTLKVVPINTLTATRRKILHAAYKCAAKKGFNNLDVDEITLKAGVSRKTLYSYFNGLENLMSELAVSGIYWPTTEELLANAPTEFPEIEPEKQVAAFFTALRRTLDTRPDTLRLLAWEMLERTPLSDLLEDVRVRTALEFFEHMTPDVPDDVDLAAAVAILGGAISYLSIRSLNTKHFGGVSLQDEVGWDRMEKAMGDMLRGLLCPCRDPQE; this is encoded by the coding sequence ATGACTTTAAAAGTAGTACCCATCAACACCCTGACCGCCACACGCAGAAAGATACTGCATGCCGCCTACAAGTGCGCCGCAAAAAAAGGATTCAACAATCTTGATGTGGACGAAATAACGCTCAAGGCAGGAGTGAGCCGCAAGACGCTTTACAGCTACTTCAATGGACTGGAAAATCTGATGAGTGAGCTGGCGGTATCGGGAATCTACTGGCCCACAACAGAAGAACTGCTGGCCAATGCCCCCACGGAATTTCCGGAAATCGAACCGGAAAAGCAGGTTGCCGCATTTTTCACCGCCCTGCGCAGAACCCTTGATACAAGGCCGGATACCTTGCGGCTGCTGGCCTGGGAAATGTTGGAGCGGACCCCGCTTTCGGATCTGCTGGAAGATGTGCGGGTGCGTACGGCACTGGAATTTTTTGAACACATGACCCCGGATGTGCCCGATGATGTGGACCTCGCCGCAGCGGTGGCAATCCTCGGCGGGGCCATATCCTACTTGTCCATTCGCTCGCTGAATACCAAGCATTTCGGTGGAGTCAGCCTGCAGGACGAGGTCGGCTGGGACCGTATGGAAAAGGCCATGGGGGATATGTTGCGCGGGTTGCTTTGTCCCTGTAGAGATCCGCAGGAGTAA
- a CDS encoding YccF domain-containing protein, which yields MRTLGNILWYFPFFGFINAIMFFLLGSLLVLTVVASPLGLGLIQYSKFLFAPFSWSMVSKDDLNVESNPAWEAYSTIIMILWIPFGIIFSLITITQIVGLAISIVGIPVALVLAKSLRTIFNPVDMVCVPAVVAQEVQRRKDEDAINKHIR from the coding sequence ATGAGAACTCTCGGTAACATCCTCTGGTATTTTCCTTTCTTCGGATTCATAAACGCGATCATGTTCTTCCTGCTCGGCTCATTGCTGGTACTGACTGTAGTGGCATCACCGCTGGGCTTGGGCCTCATTCAGTACAGCAAGTTCCTGTTCGCGCCTTTCAGCTGGTCCATGGTCTCCAAGGATGACCTCAATGTGGAGAGTAATCCCGCGTGGGAAGCCTATTCCACAATCATCATGATCCTCTGGATTCCTTTCGGGATCATCTTTTCGCTGATCACCATCACCCAGATAGTGGGGCTGGCCATATCAATTGTAGGTATCCCGGTGGCCCTCGTTTTAGCCAAGTCCCTGCGGACCATCTTCAACCCCGTGGACATGGTCTGCGTACCCGCTGTTGTTGCGCAGGAAGTGCAACGGCGCAAGGATGAGGATGCTATTAACAAGCATATCCGCTAG
- a CDS encoding antitoxin VbhA family protein, with product MTKTSKYTFATSKRPKDKKDILRRRFENAKASLAIEGLHLTAEEISVFEECIQKECSFEERTNLLKERFPNANAIRA from the coding sequence ATGACTAAAACATCAAAATATACTTTCGCCACATCAAAACGTCCCAAGGATAAAAAGGACATTTTGCGACGTCGTTTTGAGAATGCGAAAGCCTCCTTAGCTATTGAAGGGCTGCATTTGACTGCTGAGGAAATTAGCGTTTTTGAAGAGTGCATTCAAAAAGAATGTTCCTTTGAAGAACGGACTAATCTTTTGAAAGAACGGTTTCCGAATGCCAACGCGATACGCGCATAG
- a CDS encoding Fic family protein: MMQDLPQGQFDYKHLKAIHQHLFQDVYDWAGQERNVSISKGATLFANPRHIESTITDILDELKKENHLIDHEPADFVDRAACYMIELNLAHPFREGNGRALRGFLFLLAENAGYGIDVEKLQAGWLEACIEGVSGSEQAMCDVIAGALIVYED; encoded by the coding sequence ATGATGCAGGATCTGCCGCAAGGACAATTTGACTACAAGCATCTTAAAGCAATCCATCAGCATTTATTTCAAGACGTTTATGACTGGGCAGGACAGGAGAGAAATGTATCCATAAGTAAAGGGGCAACTCTTTTTGCAAATCCTCGTCATATTGAAAGTACAATCACTGATATCTTGGATGAATTGAAAAAAGAGAATCATCTTATAGATCATGAACCTGCAGACTTTGTGGATCGGGCAGCTTGTTACATGATTGAGTTGAATCTTGCTCATCCATTTCGTGAGGGAAACGGTAGGGCTTTGCGTGGATTCTTATTTTTGCTGGCTGAGAATGCCGGGTATGGGATAGATGTTGAAAAGTTGCAGGCAGGGTGGTTGGAAGCCTGTATTGAAGGTGTGAGCGGGAGTGAGCAAGCTATGTGTGATGTGATTGCCGGGGCTTTGATTGTTTATGAGGATTAG
- a CDS encoding tRNA (adenine-N1)-methyltransferase, with protein sequence MLEAGQLILLVNPKGKRYLRTLNAGEEIHTHDGMMYTDNILAAGYGKVVETHLGHKYQLLKPTIYDIIKGLKRQTQIMYPKEISYLLLKLGIGPGSRVVESGSGSGGLTTALAFYVGDTGKVYTHEKRPEFYKLVHKNLEWAGLAHRVEQFNLDIEDGFLASDCDALFLDVPNPWDFLHHIPKAVIPGAMCGFLLPTTNQVSDLLKAMESAPFEEQEVCEILVRRYKPIAERLRPEDRMVAHTGYLVFARNMAGCEMSIEPPKKKRENRGKPAADKYKVDRKDMLHAKKDVAEGAEAAEEKKAE encoded by the coding sequence ATGCTTGAAGCTGGACAACTAATTTTGCTCGTTAACCCCAAAGGCAAGCGCTACCTGCGCACCCTTAATGCCGGGGAAGAAATACATACACATGACGGCATGATGTATACCGATAACATCCTCGCCGCCGGGTACGGAAAGGTTGTGGAAACCCATCTGGGCCACAAATACCAGCTCCTCAAACCCACCATCTACGATATCATCAAGGGTCTCAAACGCCAGACCCAGATCATGTACCCCAAAGAGATCAGCTACCTGCTGCTCAAACTGGGTATCGGTCCCGGCAGCCGCGTGGTAGAATCCGGCTCCGGTTCCGGCGGACTGACCACCGCACTGGCCTTTTACGTAGGTGATACCGGCAAGGTCTACACCCACGAAAAACGCCCCGAATTTTACAAACTGGTCCACAAGAACTTAGAATGGGCCGGACTTGCACACCGCGTTGAGCAGTTCAACCTCGATATCGAGGACGGCTTTCTGGCCTCCGATTGCGATGCCCTTTTCCTCGACGTACCCAACCCGTGGGATTTTCTGCACCACATCCCCAAAGCGGTTATCCCCGGCGCAATGTGCGGTTTCCTGCTGCCGACCACCAATCAGGTCAGCGACCTCTTGAAGGCCATGGAAAGCGCGCCCTTCGAAGAACAGGAAGTCTGCGAAATCTTAGTTCGCCGCTACAAGCCCATCGCTGAACGCCTGCGCCCCGAAGACCGCATGGTAGCCCACACCGGCTACCTCGTCTTCGCCCGCAACATGGCCGGATGCGAAATGAGCATCGAGCCGCCCAAGAAAAAGCGTGAGAATCGCGGCAAGCCCGCAGCTGACAAGTATAAAGTTGATAGAAAAGATATGCTTCATGCCAAGAAGGATGTTGCTGAGGGTGCTGAAGCAGCTGAAGAGAAGAAGGCTGAATAG
- a CDS encoding radical SAM protein, producing the protein MGYRYVFGPVFSGRIGRSLGLDLLGSRVCSMDCVYCEVGKTDRLTGERAVYVPAADILNELENWKQEGHELPEVITLGGLGEPTLNVEMPEIIRGIKELFPSMDVAVLTNATTMTDPEVRRELKEADVVLPSMDSLVASEFRAINRPCKGVDPTEIAKALIEFRKEFNGKIFLEVLLSGGYNDSDENLSLMKDFCAELAPDRIDVVTLSRPGTLEKAGPVDTETLGRWKKVLDAAPCKDRDCGPDTGAKKRSGAETPAHVQGDGSHAIDRIQASIMRRPQTAQQLSGALVLPLERVEEVLAELEKSGRLHVRQTGNDIYYDCRLDDES; encoded by the coding sequence ATGGGTTATAGATATGTCTTCGGGCCGGTTTTTTCCGGCAGGATAGGGCGTTCACTGGGGCTGGACCTGCTTGGAAGCAGGGTTTGTTCCATGGATTGCGTGTATTGCGAAGTGGGCAAGACCGACAGGCTCACCGGTGAACGCGCTGTATATGTACCTGCGGCTGATATTCTTAATGAATTGGAAAACTGGAAGCAGGAAGGGCATGAATTGCCCGAAGTGATTACGCTGGGTGGTTTGGGAGAGCCGACCCTCAATGTGGAAATGCCCGAAATAATTCGTGGTATTAAAGAACTTTTCCCGTCTATGGATGTGGCCGTGCTGACAAACGCGACCACCATGACGGACCCCGAAGTGCGTAGGGAACTTAAGGAAGCCGACGTGGTGCTTCCTTCCATGGATTCCCTTGTTGCTTCGGAATTCAGGGCCATAAACAGACCGTGTAAAGGGGTTGACCCCACGGAGATTGCCAAAGCCCTGATCGAATTCCGCAAGGAGTTCAATGGTAAGATTTTTCTGGAAGTGCTCCTTTCAGGGGGATACAACGATTCGGATGAGAACCTTTCACTTATGAAAGATTTCTGTGCCGAACTTGCCCCGGACCGCATTGATGTGGTCACACTTTCGCGTCCCGGTACTCTGGAGAAGGCCGGTCCGGTTGATACCGAGACCCTAGGCCGCTGGAAAAAGGTTCTTGATGCCGCGCCCTGTAAAGACAGGGATTGCGGACCGGATACCGGAGCGAAGAAAAGGAGCGGTGCGGAGACTCCAGCCCATGTGCAGGGCGATGGTTCCCACGCAATTGACCGGATTCAGGCTTCTATCATGCGCAGACCGCAAACAGCGCAACAGCTCTCCGGAGCACTGGTTCTTCCCCTGGAGAGGGTGGAAGAGGTGCTTGCAGAGTTGGAAAAAAGCGGCAGACTGCACGTCAGGCAGACAGGAAATGACATCTATTACGATTGCAGGCTTGACGACGAATCATGA
- a CDS encoding Rne/Rng family ribonuclease, producing MTGKKIKKKEKMFISVLPGEQVEVALTQEGQVIEYYVEMLHQAKTKGNIYKGYIHNIDAALQAAFINYGAERNGFLQVDEVHPEYYQGTYKLKKGHRYPLLQKVLKPGQEIFTQVVKEPTGKKGAFLSSYLSIPGRYFVLTPGREQIGISRKIEDEKERERLKELIDEVNPGAGVGVIVRTASKGQSKSALRRDFKFLTRLWNDIREKGQDAKPPSLVYEEMGLAARSVRDYLSSDVVEIWVDDQETFEQVKKLATLSFPRRSNLVKLHSDADKSLWERFNLVKQIEQIYGREVNLPSGGRLVFDQTEALTAIDINSGKIGGERNFKEMALKTNKESAEMIARQLKLRDLGGQVVIDFIEMKDPKHCREVEKTMRAALKGDRARTDVGRISRFGLMELVRQRLGSSAIAVSTEACPCCDGTGIRRNMEWQAMQAIKEIYRMLRRPNCESPLVYEAEEELALYLLNHKRDAIIQYEKMFDTKVNIEIQWNE from the coding sequence ATGACAGGTAAAAAGATTAAGAAAAAAGAGAAAATGTTCATCAGCGTGCTTCCCGGCGAACAGGTGGAAGTCGCGCTGACTCAGGAAGGTCAGGTCATTGAGTATTACGTAGAAATGCTTCATCAGGCCAAGACCAAAGGTAACATCTACAAAGGTTACATCCATAACATCGATGCCGCGCTGCAGGCGGCTTTCATCAACTACGGGGCCGAACGCAACGGCTTTCTGCAGGTTGATGAGGTGCATCCTGAATACTATCAGGGCACCTACAAACTTAAGAAAGGACACCGCTACCCCCTGCTCCAGAAGGTACTCAAACCGGGGCAGGAAATCTTCACTCAGGTGGTCAAGGAACCCACCGGTAAGAAGGGTGCTTTCCTTTCCTCCTATCTTTCCATTCCGGGCCGTTATTTCGTGCTCACCCCCGGTCGTGAGCAGATCGGCATTTCCCGCAAGATTGAAGACGAGAAAGAACGCGAAAGGCTCAAGGAACTCATTGATGAGGTCAATCCTGGAGCCGGGGTGGGCGTTATCGTGCGTACCGCCAGCAAGGGCCAGAGCAAATCCGCCCTGCGCCGCGACTTCAAGTTTCTGACCCGTCTCTGGAACGACATTCGCGAAAAAGGACAGGATGCCAAGCCGCCGTCCCTCGTTTACGAGGAAATGGGACTGGCTGCCCGTTCCGTGCGTGACTACCTTTCTTCCGATGTAGTTGAAATCTGGGTGGATGATCAGGAAACTTTTGAGCAGGTCAAGAAGCTGGCCACGCTCTCTTTTCCGCGCCGTTCCAATCTGGTCAAGCTGCACAGCGATGCCGACAAATCCCTCTGGGAGCGGTTCAATCTGGTTAAGCAGATCGAGCAGATTTACGGCCGCGAGGTGAATCTGCCTTCCGGCGGACGTCTTGTTTTCGATCAGACCGAGGCCCTGACCGCAATCGACATCAACTCCGGCAAGATCGGCGGCGAGCGCAATTTCAAGGAAATGGCCCTCAAGACCAACAAGGAAAGTGCCGAGATGATCGCCCGCCAGCTCAAGCTGCGCGACCTCGGCGGTCAGGTGGTTATCGACTTCATTGAAATGAAGGACCCCAAGCATTGCCGCGAAGTTGAAAAGACCATGCGTGCCGCCCTGAAAGGTGACCGTGCGCGTACTGATGTCGGCCGTATTTCCCGTTTCGGACTCATGGAGCTGGTGCGTCAGCGTCTGGGATCGTCCGCAATTGCAGTCTCCACAGAAGCCTGCCCCTGCTGTGACGGAACCGGTATCCGTCGCAACATGGAATGGCAGGCCATGCAGGCCATCAAAGAAATTTACCGCATGCTGCGCAGGCCCAACTGTGAATCCCCGCTGGTTTACGAGGCCGAAGAAGAGCTGGCTCTCTACCTGCTCAACCACAAACGCGATGCTATCATCCAGTACGAAAAGATGTTCGATACCAAGGTCAATATCGAGATTCAGTGGAATGAGTAA
- a CDS encoding epoxyqueuosine reductase QueH has protein sequence MSKRVLLHCCCGPCSITTIDVLRDQGFEVSAFFYNPNIHPLQEYLRRRDGFLEVCDKMDVKVIGRLDEYDSKKWFRNAAFREANRCFHCYADRLERTLSLAKRGNFDFYTTTLLYSKFQQHERIAELGKDMAGKSKCEFYYYDFREGWKEGIERSKEMDIYRQQYCGCLFSENERYEKELAGKS, from the coding sequence ATGTCTAAAAGAGTGTTGCTTCATTGTTGTTGCGGGCCCTGTTCTATCACCACTATTGACGTGTTGAGGGATCAGGGCTTTGAAGTTTCTGCCTTTTTTTACAATCCCAATATCCATCCTTTGCAGGAATATCTGCGCCGCCGGGACGGCTTTCTTGAAGTCTGCGATAAGATGGATGTGAAGGTCATCGGCAGGCTGGATGAATATGACTCCAAAAAATGGTTCCGCAATGCGGCTTTCCGCGAAGCGAACCGCTGCTTCCACTGCTATGCGGACCGTCTGGAACGGACTCTTTCCCTTGCCAAGCGCGGTAATTTTGATTTTTATACCACCACCTTGCTGTACAGTAAATTCCAGCAGCACGAACGTATCGCCGAACTCGGTAAAGATATGGCCGGAAAAAGCAAGTGCGAGTTCTACTATTACGACTTCCGAGAAGGCTGGAAAGAAGGCATAGAACGTTCCAAAGAAATGGATATTTATCGCCAGCAATATTGCGGCTGCCTGTTCAGCGAAAATGAGCGTTATGAGAAGGAGCTTGCGGGCAAAAGCTAG
- a CDS encoding universal stress protein, translating to MEKHLLVCVRADCTASYAVRFIKNFFHSPCDVRITLFNVAPPKNSWSKGTLAKGRQLLEDTRKWFIDHSFCDESKIDIKSIYSRGNTAREIVQEGHKGMYDAVILGRQSQSVLEEFFDYSVGSKVIWEEIDFPLWFCKCPEELPRKDVLLCVDEDAPSQRIADHVGFVLGDNPNHDITMFHVHDSKEKGAATVEDIFEITRDHLEGNGIAPERIKELVVDGDDVVKEILAQVAKKPYAVVAAGRGKHDKSAIEKLFPRSLSVKLLHQLEGAALWVSR from the coding sequence ATGGAAAAGCATCTTCTGGTTTGTGTTCGTGCGGATTGCACGGCTTCATATGCGGTCAGGTTTATAAAGAATTTTTTTCATTCGCCCTGTGATGTGCGTATTACCCTTTTTAATGTCGCGCCACCGAAGAATTCCTGGAGCAAGGGAACTCTTGCCAAGGGCCGTCAGCTGCTTGAAGATACCCGCAAATGGTTCATTGACCATAGTTTCTGCGATGAAAGCAAGATTGATATCAAGAGTATCTATTCCCGTGGCAATACCGCCCGCGAGATAGTGCAGGAAGGACACAAAGGCATGTATGACGCAGTCATACTTGGTCGCCAGTCCCAATCCGTGCTGGAAGAATTCTTCGATTACAGTGTCGGTTCCAAGGTTATCTGGGAAGAGATTGACTTTCCGCTCTGGTTCTGCAAATGCCCTGAAGAGTTGCCGCGTAAGGATGTCCTGCTTTGCGTGGACGAGGACGCCCCTTCGCAGAGGATTGCGGACCATGTGGGATTCGTGCTTGGGGATAATCCCAACCACGATATCACCATGTTTCATGTGCACGATTCAAAGGAAAAGGGCGCGGCGACCGTTGAGGATATTTTTGAAATTACCCGCGATCATCTTGAAGGCAACGGCATAGCTCCAGAACGTATCAAAGAGCTTGTTGTGGACGGTGATGATGTGGTTAAGGAAATTCTGGCGCAGGTTGCTAAAAAGCCTTACGCAGTAGTCGCTGCCGGACGCGGCAAGCATGATAAGAGTGCAATTGAGAAGCTTTTTCCCCGTTCGCTGAGCGTGAAGCTGCTGCATCAGCTTGAGGGGGCGGCTCTTTGGGTCAGCCGCTAA